A window of the Leucothrix mucor DSM 2157 genome harbors these coding sequences:
- a CDS encoding Na(+)-translocating NADH-quinone reductase subunit C: MSMVKDILALPNDSTKKTLFVALATCLVCSVLVSAAAVALKPMQEENKAFDKKRNILEIAGLMVPGKSVDELFEQIETRIVDVDTGEYVTDVDTATYDQRKASSDPAQSELIPKQYDVASIKRRAKYASVYLVMDGENVKSYILPIKGYGLWSTLYGFLALESDAKTVVGLGYYEHAETPGLGGEVDNPNWKAKWIGKEVYGNDGQIKIDVVKGAVDPANANAIHQVDGLSGATLTSRGVTNMLHYWLSDQGFAPYLNKVRATGGN; the protein is encoded by the coding sequence ATGAGTATGGTTAAAGATATTTTGGCACTGCCAAATGACAGCACGAAGAAAACGCTGTTTGTGGCGTTGGCGACTTGTTTAGTCTGTTCGGTATTAGTATCTGCTGCGGCAGTTGCGCTAAAGCCGATGCAGGAAGAGAACAAGGCGTTTGATAAGAAGCGTAACATCCTGGAAATCGCAGGCTTGATGGTACCGGGCAAATCCGTTGATGAGTTGTTTGAGCAAATCGAAACGCGAATTGTTGATGTTGATACCGGCGAGTATGTCACTGATGTTGATACGGCGACTTATGATCAACGTAAAGCGTCTTCAGATCCTGCTCAAAGCGAGCTGATTCCTAAGCAATACGATGTTGCTTCCATTAAACGTCGTGCGAAATACGCGTCTGTTTATTTGGTTATGGATGGCGAGAACGTGAAGTCATACATTCTACCGATCAAAGGCTACGGTCTATGGTCTACGCTGTATGGTTTCCTGGCTCTGGAAAGTGATGCAAAAACCGTGGTTGGCCTTGGCTACTACGAGCACGCTGAAACACCAGGTCTGGGTGGTGAGGTTGATAACCCAAACTGGAAGGCTAAGTGGATTGGTAAGGAAGTCTATGGCAACGACGGTCAAATTAAGATCGACGTAGTTAAAGGCGCGGTTGATCCTGCCAATGCAAATGCTATTCACCAAGTTGATGGTTTGTCAGGTGCAACACTGACGAGCCGTGGTGTCACTAACATGCTGCATTACTGGCTGAGTGATCAGGGCTTTGCACCGTATCTCAATAAAGTTCGCGCAACAGGAGGCAATTAA